One stretch of Brachyhypopomus gauderio isolate BG-103 unplaced genomic scaffold, BGAUD_0.2 sc57, whole genome shotgun sequence DNA includes these proteins:
- the sox9a gene encoding transcription factor SOX-9a, translated as MNLLDPFLKMTDEQDKCLSDAPSPSMSEDSAGSPCPSGSGSDTENTRPAENNVMGPEGSLGEFKKDEDDKFPVCIREAVSQVLKGYDWTLVPMPVRVNGASKNKPHVKRPMNAFMVWAQAARRKLADQYPHLHNAELSKTLGKLWRLLNDVEKRPFVEEAERLRVQHKKDHPDYKYQPRRRKSVKNGQNDAEDGSEQTHISPNAIFKALQQADSPASSMGEVHSPGEQSGQSQGPPTPPTTPKIDVQPGKVDLKREGRPLTGEGGGRQLNIDFRDVDISELSSDVISHMETFDVAEFDQYLPPNGHPAGTTYPGTYGLGPTGQAPAAGAGGHGWMAKSPGGSPPAGQPPTQHSLTPLVGAGGGDQAQQRPAHIKTEQLSPSHYSDQQQGSPQHASYGSFSLQHYAASPFPSVGRVQYDYTDQQGGAASYYSHTAGQGSGLYSTFSYMSPSQRPMYTPLTDSVGIPAVPQSDHSPQHWDQQPVYTQLSRP; from the exons ATGAATCTACTCGACCCCTTCCTTAAGATGACGGATGAGCAAGATAAGTGTCTGTCCGACGCCCCAAGTCCGAGTATGTCAGAAGACTCGGCGGGGTCACCCTGTCCGTCCGGATCAGGTTCCGACACCGAGAACACCCGACCGGCGGAGAACAACGTTATGGGTCCCGAGGGTTCCCTCGGCGAGTTCAAGAAAGACGAAGATGACAAGTTCCCGGTGTGCATCCGCGAGGCAGTGTCTCAGGTGCTGAAGGGCTACGACTGGACTCTCGTGCCCATGCCGGTGCGCGTGAACGGCGCGAGCAAAAACAAGCCGCACGTGAAGAGACCGATGAACGCGTTCATGGTGTGGGCGCAGGCGGCCAGGAGGAAACTAGCGGACCAGTACCCTCATCTACACAACGCCGAGCTTAGCAAAACTCTGGGGAAACTCTGGAG ACTGCTTAATGATGTGGAGAAGCGTCCCTTCGTGGAGGAGGCGGAGCGCCTGCGGGTGCAGCACAAGAAAGATCATCCTGATTACAAATACCAGCCTCGGCGAAGAAAGTCGGTGAAGAACGGCCAGAATGATGCGGAAGACGGCAGCGAGCAGACGCACATCTCGCCCAATGCCATTTTCAAAGCGTTGCAGCAAGCGGATTCTCCCGCGTCCAGCATGGGCGAGGTCCACTCCCCCGGCGAACAGTCAG gccagTCCCAAGGTCCCCCaactccccccaccacccctAAAATCGACGTTCAGCCCGGTAAGGTGGACCTGAAGCGTGAGGGACGTCCCCTCACGGGCGAGGGCGGGGGACGGCAGCTCAACATCGACTTCCGCGATGTCGACATCAGCGAGCTCAGCAGCGACGTCATCTCCCACATGGAGACCTTCGACGTGGCTGAATTCGACCAGTACCTACCGCCCAACGGGCACCCGGCCGGCACGACCTACCCGGGCACCTACGGCCTGGGTCCCACGGGCCAGGCGCCTGCGGCGGGTGCCGGCGGGCACGGCTGGATGGCAAAGAGCCCAGGTGGGAGCCCTCCGGCAGGGCAGCCGCCCACACAGCACTCGCTGACCCCGCTGGTTGGTGCAGGCGGGGGCGACCAGGCCCAGCAGAGGCCGGCGCACATCAAGACGGAGCAGCTGAGCCCGAGCCACTACAGCGACCAGCAGCAGGGTTCTCCTCAGCACGCCTCCTACGGTTCCTTCAGCCTGCAGCACTACGCCGCCTCCCCTTTCCCCTCCGTCGGCCGGGTGCAGTACGACTACACCgaccagcagggcggcgctgCCTCCTACTACAGCCACACCGCCGGCCAGGGATCCGGCCTCTACTCCACCTTTAGCTACATGAGCCCCAGCCAACGGCCCATGTACACCCCCCTCACCGACTCTGTGGGGATTCCCGCCGTCCCCCAGTCGGACCACAGCCCCCAGCACTGGGACCAGCAGCCCGTGTACACACAGCTCTCCCGGCCCTGA